The genomic DNA aaatGAATAAATTAATTATCTACTGCTCTACTCCGGGCGGCCGGGGCAGTCTGCCTGCTCCTAGAAGGACATCATGTGTAGGAGGGCTGGGTCATCCTTTACCATATTATACTCACACTACAGCCCCAGTTATAAACCTGCTCGTAGATAGAGCCAGACACAGATTATATGCTGCCTGGGAATATGTATCAGACTACAATACATTAACATTTCAGTGTTATCAGATTCTACTACTCGACAGGACCAAAAAACAGCAAACCCAGATTATAGTCCCTCTGCACCATTTATAAACCTAATCATAGAGCCACAGACAGATTGAGGTTATATGAGAACACACTGCTGCCTGAGAATATGTATCAGACTAAAGTATAATTTAGTTTACAGTATAATCTGGGTTAGCAGATATTTTTTCAACCCCACTACACAGAGTATATGATAACACTGCTAGTCTGCTGGGAATAAGTATCCGTCTAGTCACCATTTATTGTACATGGGGGCTACTGTCTGAGTTTGCAGAGATTTTTTCCAGACCAGCACTACAGACAGATTATATTACAACACTTCACTGGTCTGCTGTGTTGGGAATATGTATCAACAGACTAAAACACAATTTACAGCACATCAGGATGAGCATAAATACTATGGTTTGCAGGGTGTCATTCTTGTCCAGCACTAACCAGATCAGTTTAAAAATATTTATGGTGGACTTTAATCAACAGATCACTTCAGTCTGAACTAGTTAGTCATATTGGGTGTATTAGTGTCAGgctagaacaaaagcctgcacatagCTCTccagcaattattattattaatgataAAGTTCTGTAATACATACTGGTTAAACACAGTAATGCATGTATTGCACAGTATGTCTGTAtatggatatacagtgcattcgaaaagtattcagtccctttgactttttctgcattttgttacgttacagccttattctaaaatggattaaattgttttttcccccctcatcaaactacatacaataccacataatgacaaagcaaaaacaggtttttataaatattTGCAGATTTATTCAAATTTAAAAACTgagatattacatttacataagtattcagacactttattcagtactttgttgaatcacctttggcagcgtttacagccttgagtcttcgtgggtatgactctacaagcttggcacacctggatttgggaagttcctcccattcttctctgcagatcctctcaagctctgtcaggttggatggagagcgtcgctgcacagctattttcaggtctctccagagatgttcaatcgggttcaagtctgggctctggctgggccactcaaggacattcagagacttgtcccgaagccactcctgcgttgtcttggctgtgttccgAAGGTTGTAAGTtatattggaaggtgaaccttcgccccagactgaggtcctgagcactctggagcaggttttcatcaaggatctccctgtactttgctccactcatctttccctcgatcctgactagtctcccagtccctgccgctgaaatacacccctacagcatgatgctgccaccaccttgcttcaggtttcctccagacatgacgcttggcattcaaagttcaatcttggtttcatcagaccagagaatcttgtttctcatggtctgagagtcttttaggtgccttttggcaaactccaagcgggctgtcatgcgtattttacagaggagtggcttccgtctggcaactctaccataaagacctgattggtggagtgctgcaaatatggttgtccttctggaatattctcccatctccacagaggaactctggcgctctgtcagagtgaccatcgtgttcttggtcacctccctgaccaaggcccttctcccccgattgctcagtttggccaggtggccagctcaaggaagggtcttggtggttccaaacttctttcatttaagactaatggaggccactgtgtttcttggggacctacaatgctgcagacatctgTTACCCAGATCTCTGCCTAGACACAATCTTGTCtagaagctctacggacaataccctcgacctcatggcttggtttttgctttgctctgacatgcactgtcaactgtgggaccttatatagacaggtgtatgcctttccgaatcatgttcaatcaattgaaatgaccacaggttgactccaatcaagttgtagaaacgtctcaaggatgatgaagatgcatgatgcacctgagctaaatttcgagtctcatagcaaacgtgtctgaatacttatgtaaataaggtatttttgtttttttatttataatacatttacaaaaaaattcaaaataaactgtttttgccttgtcaatatggggtattgcgtgtagattatTTAGGGGAAAacataatttaatccattttagaataaggctgtaattgtgaatgtgaaaaaagtcaaggggtctgaatactttccgaatgcactgtatgtgtaacggttttccttaggtgaaagagagtcagaccaaaatgcgcgtggctattgcgatccatgtttaatgggacaaagtaaacacgatcaaatacaaacacaaataaacgtaacatgaaaaccgaaacagcctaatactggtgcaaagtaacacagcgacagaacaaggacaatcacccacaaaccccaacaccaaacaggctacctaaatatggttcccaatcagagacaatgacgaacacctgcctctgattgaaaaccatatcaggccatacatagaactagacaaactagacatgtaacatagaatgcccactcagctcacaccctgaccaaccaaaacatagaaacatagaaAGCAaactatggccagggtgtgacagtatggCATGCAGAATAGGAAGGAGACGAGAGAACAGTCATTTTGGGATTAATTCTGTAATCTGGAGTTGAATGGTGGTTGAGGGGGAGGGGTaaaggggaaggatggagggaattGAAGGGGGATTGGTGAGGGGGGGAGGAAAGGCGATAGCCTATAGCATTATATGTGAAAACATGCAAAGTAGGTAAGCACTTTTACTTTTCACTATTCCATTTTAGTTCTATGTCCATGCATCTTTAGATAAAATAACCAAACAACTACAATACATAACTATAGATGTAACTACAGCACACCCAACTGCGTTTTTCTCTGGCACATTGCTTAATCAGGCCTATTACAACATATTATGGTGGTCCCATTATTATCAGATGGCATAACATTTACAGCACAATGGGCAGACCTTCTGTAATGTACTAAGGAAACCAGTAGAGGATGCTCAAACTGTCTGTCATAATGCCAATGTAATACTGTTGAACATTCGTCTAACAAAAGTACTGACAAACACATAACAATGACTATTAAAAGTTGTGGTATAATGTCTTACAGATATGCCAGCAAAGGAGTGTCCACTCCTTCAATGGCCGGTATTGTTTGATAAATTCAcgttgggtaggccgtcattgtaaataagaatgtgttcttatctgacttgcctagttaaataaaggttaaataaaaaataataataataaagatgGGGGGGGAACTAGTCCAATCCAGGGATGTCCCATGTCAAATAATGAATGTGAAAAGTGATTAAAATAATGTTTGGAAAGAATGAATAACTCATTATTATACTTCacacccatctctgtctctctggagctTGACCAGACAGCAGGTCACAGGTAAATTATTGCACAAGCGCCAAGcggcaacaacaaaacaaaaacataggCATGCTGAGTCATGATTCAAACCACTAATCATTGTACAGCAAGCTAACTAATAAGATGATTGCAAAAGGAAAACACAAATTGTCAACAGATTCTACAAACAACACCCTAAATAATTACTGTGGCCCCTGACTGTGACACCTGGCCCTTCCAATTTTGCAGATCTGAAATAATCAGATAGGTGCTATCAGTTTGGTAATATCTGCAACCATTCCAATGGTTTTACTGGAGCCCACTTCTTTGGAATCTGTAAAGTACACCAAATGGGAAGGAGGCAAGGGGTTGTTTTGGGGCACATTTTGCCCAAGGCTTTGCAAAATTTTggggtggcaagtagcctagtgattagagttttgagccagtaaccaaaaggttgctggattgaatcatagcgctgacaaggtaaaagtctctcattctgcccctgatcaaggcagttaacccagtgttcctaggcagtcattgtaaataaaaatacacCTTCGTGCCAAATCAAAACAGTGGTCAATCAACAATATTGTCCAATGAAAGGGGTAGCATCAACGAACGCCTATCACTGTACCAATAATCATTGGCCAGTCAGCTGTCAATCATCTCGAACACCTCTCTTTAACTAAAGAAAATATGTGCGATGTCTCATTGGTCCACCGTATTGACGTAAAACACGAATGACACAAAACAATTGTCTCGTTTGCCTGTCAGTTCCTGTCAATCTCGCTGAACTTCCAATGAGAAGCCCCGTCTGGCTCATTAATTCCTCCTACTTATGGATGACGCACCAGTCACGTGTTGTTTGTGCTCCGCTCAGTAGAGAtatgtagagagggagaaggggacagattgctagccagctagcttggATTCTAACGATTATAGAGACGTGGATATGTTGCACAGGGGCGGCTTTATCTCATAGAACCCCATATTGGATACCTGTTTTTCGCGAAGAGGCCTGGACCGGTCGTTTTTAACTTAACAATCTGACATTTTTGCTTTGATTGTAGCTAACCATCGCGCGGTGTAGCCACCACAATACAGCAGCGCCAGCCGGAGTCCGTCTCCTAAACAAGAATGGGGTCTAGGTCCACAGCACTGCTTAGGTAAAGTGACCTTTGGTTGTGTTCTATAAATGGCCAATTTGATGAATTACCAAGAAAACAAAGCCGCTATGTTGTTGGTGGAGACGCAACAGAGGGGCATCGGGACAACACCAGCGGCTACGGCAGCCAACGGCTACACCTCAATTGGGGAACCCCCTTCCCCGTTATTGAATATCTGCGGTGGCAGTGGAGCTCGTTTTCATCAGCACATGCCGCCCTCCAACCACCACAGCCACCATCACTACCCCCAGAGCTCGCTGCCCAAAGAACAACGCCCGCTGTTGCACCACTATCCGGCGGCGACACAGCAGCATACTCTCTCTGGTGAAAACATCCCAGGGTCCCCGGTAAGGAAAGCCTCGTTGTCGTCTTTGAACCTGGTACATGAGGACCCCTCTGCTAGCCACCACGCACTCGCTGCATCGGTGAACGCAGCGTCGGCTGCAATTCAGTTGGCTGCGAATGCTAACGTTAGCGTCGCTACCTCAGGGGTCATGGACGACATTCGGAAGTGTGGCTACCTACGGAAACAGAAGCATGGACACAAGCGGTTTTTCGTTCTGAGGGTGGCCAGCCACCTAGGCCTCAGCCGGCTGGAGTACTATGACAGCGATAAAAAATTCCGCAGTAGCCTGCGGTCTTCAGCTGCAGCCCCGAAACGGGTGATCTATCTGTATCAGTGCTTCACCGTCAACAAAAGAGCGGATTCCAAGAACAAACACCTCATAGCCCTCTACACTAAGGATGAGTACTTTGCCATTGTGGCTGAAAACGAGCAGGAGCAAGAGGACTGGTATGTAGCCCTGAGTGAACTAATGAGTGAGGGGAAAAAGGGGCATCTAGACTCTGACGAGTTGGATGATGGCTATGGTACAGTCACACCAGGTACGGTTTTCAAAGAGGTGTGGCAGGTGAATGTGAAACCCAAAGGTCTGGGTCAGACCAAGAACCTCACAGGTGTGTATCGTTTATGCCTCTCTTCTAAAACTATCCATCTGGTCAAACTAAACTCTGAGACACCGTATGTCAACCTCCAGCTAATGAACATCAGACGATGTGGACACTCAGAAAGCTTCTTCTTCATCGAGGTGGGTCGGTCATCCTCCATAGGACCAGGGGAGATATGGATGCAGGTAGATGACTCTGTCGTGGCTCAGAACATGCACGAGACCATCTTAGAGACCATGAAGGCTCTGAAGGCCTTCGCAGAGATCCGCCCTAGGAGTAAAAGCCAATCATCGGGCTCCAACCCCATGGCGTTCATCACCACCCGCCGTCACCTAGGCAACCTGCCGCCGAGCCAGACAGGTCTCCAGCGCCGCTCCCGGACCGAGTCGGCGGTCGGTACGCCACCATCGAGTAAGAGCTCCGGTGCCAGTGGCTACCGCTTCAGGACATCAAGTGAAGGTGAAGGGACGATGAACCGGCCATTCCGGTCTGTTACCGGCAGCCTGATCCACCTGAACACTGCCCGGATACACCTAGGGCGCcaagagggtgggggaggggcaGGGAACACCGGGGGAGGAGGGCGCTATGCCAGGGCGCTACCGGGCTCCAATTGCCACACCCGCTCCGCCTCGCTCCCAGTCTCCCacttctcctccaccacctcccccgTTAGTGTGTCCAGCAGCAGCGGTCACGGCTCAGTCTCTGACACCCTCACCCGGCCCTCCAGCTCGTCCATATGCGGCTCCCCCTCTGACGGCGGCTTCAACTCCTCAGACGAGTACGGCTCAAGCCCCGGAGACTTTCGCTACTTCCGAGTCCGTAGCAACACACCCGATTCTCTGGGCAACACCCCACCAATCAGAGAAGAGAACTGCCTGAGTGACTACATGGCCATGGGCTGGCACCGCGAGGTGTTTGGAGCGGGCGGCGTGAGTAGCTCTGGTGGTGCCGAGGCCCCCCACCGGGACGAGAGCACGTCGACGGACGAAGACCGGTCTCTGAGGCGGCGGACACACTCGTTCACGCGGCCCGGGAGTCAGGGTGGTGTTGCCGGCGGTAGCAGCTGCGTGGCTGTGTACCAGAAGATGACCCAGACCACCTTCTCACAGGACGAGTTGGTGTCTGTGGAAGAGGCTCTGTCTCTGGGCCGCACCGGCAGCAGCAACCAACCTTCCTCCACCTCGTCCTCCCTCCGCTCCGACTACAGCTCCTGCTCCGAGCACAGCCAGGGCAGACCCCCTCTTTCCTCCTATCCCTCGGCCAAGGAGGACAGTGGCTATATGCCCATGTTGTGTGGGGTGGCAGCCTCACCCCGTGACACCCCGGATTACATGCCTATGCAACCTAGCTCCCACTCTCATCCCCatcaccactctctctcacaccctccccagccctcccACTCCCCCCAGGCCTCTAGCCCAGCCCTGGCCCCACGCTCGGTCCACCAGCTCCAACCCCACCAGCCTACAGACCCCCAGGGCTACATGATGATGCTACCAGGGGGACCGAGCTCCTCTTCTCCAGTCCAGGCCTCCCCAAGTCCCcacagcagtagcagtaacatGGGTCTGGGTGTCGGTAGTTCTGGTAGTATAGTGGAGCGGCCTGAGACTGGAGAGTACATGGACATGTCGTACAGCAGTGGAAAAGGAGGGAATGCAACAGGAGGACGGAAGCTCTCCAACGAAGGAGGATACTACACACTGAGCAACCCTGAAGGTACCCCTAAATCATACAGTCCCTACTTCTCCCTGCCTCGCTCCTACAAGGCCCCTGTCGCCAGAGATGGTGAACAGAGAAAATGGGAGCATGAGGAATATGTGCCTATGAGCTCCCCGGCTAAACCCATCTACTCCCAGGTCACTGGCGTTACAACAAAGGGTTTCAGTAGTGGGGGGTCAGACGCCCACCACCCCCCGCCCTACGGTGCCCACCACCAAGCAGCTCGAGGTGACCGACGAACGACTGCGGTTCGGCCCAACCGCCTCCCCTTGGGCCGCCACAGCTTCCATGGGTCGCTGAGGGTTAGTGAGCCAGCTGCTGCCGAGGGACCCTCCAGCCCCGGCGAGTACATCAACATCGAGTTTGGGGATCCCTACGGACCCCTCACATCCTGCCCTCTCTCTGACCAGTACGTCTCACCCTCGATGGGCTCTGCCGAGCAGCGTCACTCCCCTCCCCAGAACCAGGACTATATGAGTGTAGTGGTTGGAGGTGGGCGTGATGATGGTTGCCGCCTGACTAAGAACCAGTCCCCCAGACCCTCTCTGGTGGCCCCATGGAACCCACCCAGCTACATTCGACCGCTGACCGCCAATTCCTCCCTGAGCGGGGCTCTTGGCTCTTCTGGCGCTCACTGGCGGACGGGAACAGATGACTACACAGATATGACCTTTAACCTTAGCAAGGATGAGGGGTCGCGGGGGTCACAGAGTAGCCCCACAGCTATGCTGCAGCACCTGTGTGTGATGGAGGGCCGGTACCCCCCTACCTTACTCCCCCACACCATCAGCCCTCCCTCATCCTTCAGCCCCCAGCCTGAGCCCCCCAAAGTGGTACGTGCTGACCCCCAGGGGCGACGCAGACACAGCTCTGAAACCTTCTCCTCCACCCCCGGAGGAGGCAGAACCACAAGCTCCAGCACCGGCACCAATCCACCCTCGAGCTCAGCCAACCCCTCTGCCATCAACGGAGCTCTCCTGACCGAGGGCTCCAAGTGGGCCAGCTCTGGCTCCTTTGATAgcgtgtggatgtgtgtggaggGGATAGGGGTAGATTTGGCTGCCCAGCCAGGGCCCTCTGATCTGGGCATGGACTCAGCCTCCTCTGGGGGCCCTCCTGGAGGACATATGTGCAGAAATGTGTCTGTGGGATATCAGAACGGCCTCAACTACATTGCCCTGGAGCTGAGAGAGGACCAGGAATCTAACACACTCCCCATACCGCAGCAGCAGGGGGGAACCGGGCCGACCCCCAATGCCCCCTCAGCTGGTAATGTGACTGTGCCGGTAGCGGAGAACAACGGCGCCTATGCCAGTATAGACTTCACCAAGTCAGACGGGATGACTGCCACGTTCACGGGTGAGTGACGGAGAGAGTGTTTTTGTGGGAGATGAGGTGGGGTTTGTGTATGTATGGGGGGGGTCTGTGTATATTAGCCTAATGctcataagtgtgtgtgtgtggatctgcaTTTCTGTGTTCAGTGTGCTTACATCTGCTCTGTGTTCAGTGTGCTTGTaggagttctgtgtgtgtgtgtgtgtgtgtagccctcCAGTTGTGTCTGTTAGCATGCAGGGAGGCATGCTTGCCCTACAGTGTAAAAGGTGATAATGAGGAGAGGGATTctcccctactgtactctactatcgATAGTTGCATATTGGGAAATAATTTGACGATATATCGTCTCGTTTTGAcgatcgcaatattattttttcagttggctgtacctgcaccaacaCTCCAGtatttttactttaaaaaaatatcttCCTTTTGAAATAGAGAGCCTATTTTGTTTTCAGCACTCTTGTTTATTTCCATGGctgatcaaaacatattttctcaTGCTCTCTTTTCTAGCTGCAGCAGACATATAATGAGCAATATGTTTGCAACAGAATCACAGTATTGAACCGCAGTagatatagaatcgtgagaatggCAATACATATCGTGTCGGCACCAAAGCGTCGTGATGATATCGTATTgcgaggtccctggcaattcccagccctgttactctgcccacacttttaaaatattttttttgatgAATTCGCAGCATTCCTGTAAAATGCTGTAGGTGCATCAGTCATGAGTTCAAATGTAACACCTTGGATGATTTTAAGGTTgctttgtaaattcactctgagTGTCAGAGGGTGCTCGGAGCTTTTTATAAATTCAAAGGTTGTCAATTGTCCCTTCCTAAATTCAGTGTTTCACTCTGAGTGTTCAGAATGCACACTAGATGCTCTGCAGACTTGCACACGTTTTCAAAGTACGCTGGTATGAAAAACAAATGtgaaatatgcaaaaatagactTCTAGTTGGCACATTGGTTTTTGACTCACTCAACCGTCTGAAGTTGGAGCTAGGAGAAAAAATGAAACCCAATCAATTTTACAACTGGTGTAGAGCTTAACTGGCATACATAGGCGGTGTGTGAGTTTGGAggagatcattttcaccataaaaatgcacattAATAATGCATTAAATGCATAATTGCATTTacggtcacttttgagaatgttttcctgctaattgattgcatttttTTATATTTGTGCTTATAGGCTACTGCCATGTGTGaattgctgcacttataatgtgaataaatagcctaatagttgatcaattttttttgttttgttatattAGTGGTTGTATTATCTTACAGCCCTATGTGGCAGTGTGAAAATGATCTCAAACgggtgcaggaaatgcagattttttgggggggaggggttgAAGTTTAATTGAACAGTAGCAAACAGTCAAAGTAGAGCGACCCATTGAAGTCATAGAatgtacagtgccagtcaaaaggttggacacctactcattccagagtttccttttaactattttatacattctagaataatagtgaagacatcaaaactatggaataacacatggaatcatgaagtaaccaaagaagtattaaacatctccaaatgttttatatttgagattctctaaagtagccacccttttgccttgatgacagctttacatactcttggcattttcttaaccagcttcatgaggtagtcatctggaatgcatttcaattaacaggtgtgccttgttaaaagtacatttgtggatttttttcccttaatgcctttgagccaatcagttgtgttgtgacatggtatgagtggtatacagaaggtagccctatttggtaaaacaccaagtccatattatggcaagaacagctcaaataagcaaagggaaacgacagtctgttattttaagacatgacggtcagtcaatctggaacatttcaagaactttaaaagtttcttcaagtgcagttgcaaaaaccaccaagcactatgatgaaactggctatcatgaggactgctacaggaaaggaagacccagacttaCCTGTGCtggagaggataagttcattagagataccagcctcagaagttgcagcccaaataaatgcttcacatagttcaagtgacagaaacatctcaacatcacctgttcagaggagattgcatgaatcatggttgaattgctgcaaagaaaccacaccaATAAGAAGGGACTTGTGTGGGCcatgaaacatgagcaatggatattagaccggttGAAGTCTGTCCTTTGCGAATTTTGGAtacaactgccgtgtctttgagacgcagagtaggtgaactgatgatctctgcatgtgtgtttcccaccgtgaagcatggaggtgtgatgatggtgctttgctggtgacactgtctgtgatttataattcaaggcgcacttaacctgcatggctaccatagcgatacaccatctcatctgttttttatttttcatttatttaactaagcaagtcagttcagaacatttcttatttacattgactgcctaggaacagtgggttaactgcattgttcaggggcagaacgaccgatttttaaccttgtcagctcagggattcgatctagcaacctttcggttactggcccaacgctctagccactaagctacctgccaccccttgcGCCTAGtgccactatcatttgtttttcaacatataaggacctccaggctgtataagggctatttgaccaagaaggagagcgatggagtgctgcatcagatggcctggcatccacaatcacccaacctcaacccaattgagatggtttgggatgaattgtaccgcagagtgaagaaaaagcagccaacaagtgctcagcatttgtgggaacaccttcaaggcggcaggtaacctagtggttagagcgttgggccagtaaccaaaatgttgctagatcaagtccccgagctgacaatctgccattctgcccctgaacagggcagataacccactgttcctaggctgtaaataagaatttgttcttaactgacttgcctagttaaataaaaggctTGGAAAAGCATTTAAGGTGACGCTTGTTgtaagaatgccaagagtatgcaaggCTGTTATCatggcaaaggttggctactttgaagaatctaaactttttttgattactacatgagtccatgtTATTTcctatttttgatgtcttcatttttttattctacaatatagtaaaaataaGAACCTTTGAGTAGGTgtcaacctttgactggtactgtatgtgttgccacTCTAGGGGTCACGCACTACTTATAAAGGATATTTTACAATTGAAAAACTTAAAATACCATCCAAATTGGAAAAATGCTGTGatttatattttggccatatTGCCCTAATCCAGTAATCCCCAAACAAAATTAAGACAGTTTACATTTTCACTAGACTATTGACATAAAGACACCTAATAATCAATACCCCTACATTTGAACCTAGAAAAAATGTGAGGGTGTCATTGAGATGACTAACTCAATTTCATCTAGGATTCAACACAAGACTTCTGTGTTGTCTACATTGTTTGATATCATTTAAGACTTTCAGGAAATGGCATTCAAAAATGCAAAATGCTCCAACTTCCTGAGGGGGAAGTTGACTGACCCAACCTTAGGCCTACATCAGCACCGCCTAGTCAGAAAATCCTAGGGAGATCCCTGATTGTACATTTTAAACATTTCTAGTTAGCTAAGGAAGAGCAGCCAATCACCAAGTACTCGTAACAGTCTATTGCCTCAGCAGGAATGGTaggctgtcttcaaccaagataaTTATTAGGCTAAAAAAGGTGCATTTGCTTATGATTAGAGCAGTGTGGGTGTCACACGTGCCACCGTAGTGGCTGGGTGTGCCACCGCCACGCTGAAGTGGTACCCATAACAATTCAGGTCTGactctggctgaggagtagggttgatctgaacgttctgacctcacaacggtgGTCAAGCACCCAAGCCAACTGGCTGAAGTTGGCTAGcttactagctagctatttccagACACAATGCGAGAACACCTCTCTGAACACATGACTCAGAGCTGGTAGAGCTGCTAGTGTTTTCATGTTACCAAGAGGGTTAGTGACATTGTtaatggcaacaattgaattgtTTATTTTTGTCTGTCTACTTACACCTGGAATTCCTCAATTATTCTGATGTTTTATGATTTCTTCTTGGAAATGTacttaatctaactgcactgtccaatttacagtagctattggtGAAcgaatgccatgctattgtttgagagtaCACAGTTATgtgcttgaaaatg from Oncorhynchus tshawytscha isolate Ot180627B linkage group LG15, Otsh_v2.0, whole genome shotgun sequence includes the following:
- the LOC112214510 gene encoding insulin receptor substrate 2-B, which codes for MANLMNYQENKAAMLLVETQQRGIGTTPAATAANGYTSIGEPPSPLLNICGGSGARFHQHMPPSNHHSHHHYPQSSLPKEQRPLLHHYPAATQQHTLSGENIPGSPVRKASLSSLNLVHEDPSASHHALAASVNAASAAIQLAANANVSVATSGVMDDIRKCGYLRKQKHGHKRFFVLRVASHLGLSRLEYYDSDKKFRSSLRSSAAAPKRVIYLYQCFTVNKRADSKNKHLIALYTKDEYFAIVAENEQEQEDWYVALSELMSEGKKGHLDSDELDDGYGTVTPGTVFKEVWQVNVKPKGLGQTKNLTGVYRLCLSSKTIHLVKLNSETPYVNLQLMNIRRCGHSESFFFIEVGRSSSIGPGEIWMQVDDSVVAQNMHETILETMKALKAFAEIRPRSKSQSSGSNPMAFITTRRHLGNLPPSQTGLQRRSRTESAVGTPPSSKSSGASGYRFRTSSEGEGTMNRPFRSVTGSLIHLNTARIHLGRQEGGGGAGNTGGGGRYARALPGSNCHTRSASLPVSHFSSTTSPVSVSSSSGHGSVSDTLTRPSSSSICGSPSDGGFNSSDEYGSSPGDFRYFRVRSNTPDSLGNTPPIREENCLSDYMAMGWHREVFGAGGVSSSGGAEAPHRDESTSTDEDRSLRRRTHSFTRPGSQGGVAGGSSCVAVYQKMTQTTFSQDELVSVEEALSLGRTGSSNQPSSTSSSLRSDYSSCSEHSQGRPPLSSYPSAKEDSGYMPMLCGVAASPRDTPDYMPMQPSSHSHPHHHSLSHPPQPSHSPQASSPALAPRSVHQLQPHQPTDPQGYMMMLPGGPSSSSPVQASPSPHSSSSNMGLGVGSSGSIVERPETGEYMDMSYSSGKGGNATGGRKLSNEGGYYTLSNPEGTPKSYSPYFSLPRSYKAPVARDGEQRKWEHEEYVPMSSPAKPIYSQVTGVTTKGFSSGGSDAHHPPPYGAHHQAARGDRRTTAVRPNRLPLGRHSFHGSLRVSEPAAAEGPSSPGEYINIEFGDPYGPLTSCPLSDQYVSPSMGSAEQRHSPPQNQDYMSVVVGGGRDDGCRLTKNQSPRPSLVAPWNPPSYIRPLTANSSLSGALGSSGAHWRTGTDDYTDMTFNLSKDEGSRGSQSSPTAMLQHLCVMEGRYPPTLLPHTISPPSSFSPQPEPPKVVRADPQGRRRHSSETFSSTPGGGRTTSSSTGTNPPSSSANPSAINGALLTEGSKWASSGSFDSVWMCVEGIGVDLAAQPGPSDLGMDSASSGGPPGGHMCRNVSVGYQNGLNYIALELREDQESNTLPIPQQQGGTGPTPNAPSAGNVTVPVAENNGAYASIDFTKSDGMTATFTDRKR